A region from the Cellvibrio sp. PSBB006 genome encodes:
- a CDS encoding inner membrane protein YpjD — MDQAETMTLYANLAAILFYVIAGLYSIHCFARQQAIHRTGLFALIGAALVFHGGGIYGLSAAHTGVQLGFFSVSSLIFWVINLIVLLSSLKKALHNLFILLSPLSVLAVGASIAGNDADVQISYQLASHVILSILAYSLLTIATLQALLLAYQNHQLKNKHTIGNVRLLPPLQTMESLLFELLWAGEILLTLSILSGMWFLEDIFAQHLAHKTVFSIAAWVIYALLLWGRHRLGWRGYTAIRWTLGGFALLMLAYFGSKLVLELILQRI; from the coding sequence ATGGACCAGGCAGAAACAATGACACTTTATGCGAATCTTGCAGCGATCCTTTTTTATGTCATAGCCGGTCTTTATTCAATCCACTGTTTTGCCCGTCAACAAGCCATTCACCGCACCGGTTTATTTGCCTTGATCGGCGCTGCGCTCGTTTTTCATGGCGGCGGCATCTATGGGCTCAGTGCCGCCCATACCGGGGTACAGTTGGGTTTTTTTTCGGTGTCATCGCTCATCTTTTGGGTCATCAACCTGATTGTGCTGCTCAGCAGCCTCAAGAAGGCTCTGCATAATCTGTTTATTCTGTTGAGTCCCCTGTCCGTTCTGGCGGTGGGAGCTTCCATTGCCGGAAACGATGCAGATGTCCAGATCTCCTATCAACTGGCCAGCCACGTCATCCTGTCCATCCTGGCGTACAGCCTGCTGACTATTGCTACCCTGCAAGCGCTTTTGCTGGCTTATCAAAATCACCAATTAAAAAACAAACACACCATTGGTAATGTGCGTTTATTACCGCCCCTACAAACCATGGAGTCATTGCTCTTTGAATTGTTGTGGGCCGGCGAAATCCTCTTGACCTTGTCCATTCTCTCCGGCATGTGGTTTCTGGAGGATATCTTTGCCCAACACCTGGCACATAAAACTGTTTTCTCTATTGCCGCCTGGGTCATCTACGCTCTGCTACTTTGGGGTCGTCACCGTCTCGGCTGGCGTGGCTATACGGCGATTCGCTGGACGCTCGGTGGTTTCGCCCTATTAATGCTCGCTTATTTTGGCAGCAAACTGGTGCTTGAACTGATCCTCCAGCGCATCTGA
- the ffh gene encoding signal recognition particle protein — translation MFENLTDRLSHTLRSMTGKARLSEDNIKDTLREVRKALLEADVALPVVKAFIDQVRSRALGQQIGKALNPGQQFIKIVENELISVMGSANEGLKLAVQPPAVILMAGLQGAGKTTSVAKLARYLKEREKKKVLVVSADIYRPAAIQQLQTLAQEVGVEFFPSTAEQRPVDIARGAIEHAKRQFVDVVIVDTAGRLHIDNELMGEIQDLHRAIKPAETLFVIDAMIGQDAVNTAKAFNDALPLTGVILTKADGDARGGAALSVRHVTGKPIKFLGMGEKVDALEPFHPERIASRILGMGDVLSLIEQAERSIDKEKADKLVKKVTKGQKFDLEDLRDQLQQMQNMGGLTSMLDKLPGMGNMAQMAQQSNMGKQFKVMEAIINSMTPEERRNPEDLNGSRKRRITQGSGTQIQDLNRLLKQYKQMAKMMQKMKGGGMSKMMRGLGGMMPGGMPPGGGLPPGFRR, via the coding sequence ATGTTTGAGAATTTAACAGATCGTCTTTCCCACACCTTGCGAAGCATGACCGGCAAGGCCCGCTTAAGTGAAGACAACATCAAGGATACGCTGCGCGAAGTCCGCAAAGCGCTGCTGGAGGCGGATGTTGCCCTACCGGTGGTTAAAGCCTTTATTGACCAGGTCCGCAGCCGTGCGCTTGGGCAACAAATCGGTAAAGCGCTCAACCCCGGCCAGCAATTCATCAAGATTGTAGAGAATGAATTGATCAGCGTAATGGGATCGGCCAATGAAGGGCTCAAGCTGGCGGTGCAGCCGCCCGCTGTGATCCTGATGGCCGGTTTGCAGGGGGCCGGTAAAACGACCTCAGTGGCCAAATTGGCGCGCTACCTTAAGGAACGTGAAAAGAAAAAAGTCCTTGTTGTCAGTGCGGATATCTATCGCCCGGCTGCTATTCAGCAATTGCAGACCCTCGCGCAGGAGGTTGGCGTTGAGTTTTTCCCCTCCACAGCAGAGCAGCGTCCGGTAGATATCGCGCGTGGCGCTATCGAACATGCCAAGCGGCAATTTGTTGATGTCGTGATTGTGGATACTGCTGGACGGCTGCATATCGACAATGAGCTGATGGGTGAGATCCAGGATTTGCATAGGGCCATCAAACCGGCGGAGACCCTATTCGTTATCGACGCCATGATCGGTCAGGATGCGGTAAATACAGCCAAGGCTTTCAATGACGCATTGCCCTTAACCGGTGTGATTTTAACCAAGGCTGATGGTGATGCCCGCGGTGGCGCGGCCTTATCTGTCCGCCATGTCACCGGTAAGCCGATCAAATTCCTCGGGATGGGGGAAAAGGTTGATGCGCTTGAGCCTTTCCATCCGGAACGTATTGCCTCGCGCATTCTCGGTATGGGAGATGTACTGTCGTTGATCGAGCAGGCAGAGCGGAGCATCGACAAAGAAAAAGCCGACAAGCTGGTAAAAAAAGTTACCAAGGGCCAAAAGTTCGATCTCGAAGATTTACGTGATCAGCTGCAACAAATGCAGAACATGGGTGGTTTGACCTCCATGCTCGATAAGCTGCCGGGCATGGGTAATATGGCGCAGATGGCTCAGCAGTCCAATATGGGCAAGCAGTTCAAAGTGATGGAAGCCATCATTAATTCCATGACACCGGAAGAGCGCCGTAACCCGGAAGATCTGAATGGTTCCCGTAAACGTCGTATCACCCAAGGTTCCGGCACACAAATCCAGGACTTGAACCGCCTGCTGAAGCAGTACAAGCAGATGGCTAAAATGATGCAAAAAATGAAAGGTGGCGGCATGTCCAAGATGATGCGTGGCTTGGGGGGAATGATGCCGGGCGGTATGCCTCCAGGTGGCGGATTACCACCGGGATTTCGCCGTTGA
- a CDS encoding META domain-containing protein has product MKSMMFFTLLISAFLLLIACQQTGQPHATPEADKQPVANELSPAYRAATKQELSGTWYIEYIGDRPVLDRSPARVQFTEDGAINGNASCNRFFGSYTYSDKKLVIPQSLGATKMMCLPALMEQEQRLFQHLPNAVQASLLNGLLVLRDARGNQVIKASRDESQ; this is encoded by the coding sequence ATGAAATCAATGATGTTTTTTACACTGCTTATATCGGCCTTTCTGCTATTAATTGCCTGCCAACAAACTGGACAGCCTCACGCAACCCCTGAAGCAGACAAACAACCTGTAGCGAATGAGCTTTCTCCCGCTTATCGAGCGGCAACGAAGCAAGAATTATCAGGCACTTGGTACATCGAATATATTGGTGACCGACCCGTGCTTGACCGAAGCCCGGCGCGCGTCCAGTTCACGGAAGATGGGGCCATTAACGGCAACGCCAGTTGTAATCGCTTTTTTGGTTCATACACCTATTCAGATAAAAAGCTTGTGATTCCGCAAAGTCTTGGTGCAACCAAGATGATGTGTCTGCCCGCATTGATGGAACAAGAGCAACGCTTATTTCAACATTTGCCCAATGCGGTGCAAGCCAGTTTACTAAACGGCTTGTTGGTTCTGCGTGATGCCCGGGGTAACCAGGTTATCAAAGCCTCCCGCGACGAATCTCAATAA
- a CDS encoding DUF2956 domain-containing protein, translated as MTSPNKNKDKSKKDARDIRAEALKIANSQHIDGQTREQTRLIASGIQRGMEQFLRQQNEKARELDKRMKKVQRLAVSHQQPESAADTEVVAHTSMNVSRLPWVLLIISWILFVAYVWWGSR; from the coding sequence ATGACCAGTCCGAACAAAAATAAAGACAAAAGTAAAAAGGATGCGCGCGATATTCGTGCAGAAGCGTTAAAGATCGCTAATAGCCAACATATCGACGGGCAAACCCGGGAACAGACCCGATTGATTGCTTCGGGTATACAGCGGGGCATGGAGCAGTTTTTGCGTCAACAAAATGAGAAAGCCCGAGAGCTGGACAAGCGTATGAAAAAAGTCCAGCGTCTGGCTGTAAGCCATCAGCAGCCGGAATCGGCAGCAGATACTGAAGTCGTGGCACATACATCAATGAATGTGTCCCGGTTGCCTTGGGTGCTATTAATTATTTCCTGGATTCTCTTTGTGGCTTATGTCTGGTGGGGTTCGCGGTAG
- a CDS encoding secondary thiamine-phosphate synthase enzyme YjbQ, with amino-acid sequence MWLQKEFRLRAKSRGFHLITDEVIAALPELKQINCGLLHLFIQHTSASLSINENADPTVREDLENHFNHLVPEGAPYYRHDYEGDDDMPAHIKNCILGSSLTLPITGGKLNLGIWQGIYLCEHRNKSGWRSLVATLQGAASDES; translated from the coding sequence ATGTGGTTACAAAAAGAATTTCGATTGCGCGCTAAAAGTCGCGGATTTCATTTAATCACCGACGAAGTCATCGCTGCATTGCCGGAGCTTAAACAAATTAATTGCGGGCTCCTGCATTTATTCATTCAACACACATCCGCCTCTTTGAGCATCAACGAAAACGCAGACCCCACTGTGCGTGAAGACCTTGAAAATCATTTCAATCACCTGGTACCCGAGGGGGCACCTTATTATCGCCATGATTACGAGGGGGACGATGACATGCCCGCACATATCAAGAATTGTATCCTTGGCTCCAGCCTGACGCTCCCCATTACCGGGGGTAAGCTCAACCTGGGGATTTGGCAAGGCATTTACTTGTGCGAACACCGTAATAAAAGTGGGTGGAGAAGCCTGGTAGCCACACTTCAGGGTGCCGCGTCGGACGAATCCTGA
- a CDS encoding HopJ type III effector protein yields the protein MTTIDKFLQRLQENPTEIQFNDTMAAIDAHYSFTPTAFQNGDQLNAAGENAGSCKLFAFAHMHQLSSEATLQCFGAFYREDVVKNPDGDDHQNIRNFIRTGWNGVRFENQPLTPRGPTGESE from the coding sequence ATGACGACGATAGACAAATTCCTGCAACGGCTGCAGGAAAACCCCACGGAAATCCAATTCAACGACACCATGGCCGCTATTGATGCCCATTACAGCTTCACACCTACCGCTTTCCAGAATGGCGATCAGTTAAATGCAGCAGGAGAAAACGCCGGCTCCTGCAAGCTATTCGCTTTTGCGCACATGCATCAATTATCCTCAGAAGCTACGTTGCAGTGTTTTGGGGCGTTTTATCGTGAAGATGTGGTAAAAAATCCTGATGGCGACGACCACCAGAATATTCGTAACTTTATTCGCACAGGCTGGAATGGCGTTCGTTTTGAGAACCAGCCACTCACCCCACGCGGCCCGACCGGAGAGTCAGAATGA